The Eleginops maclovinus isolate JMC-PN-2008 ecotype Puerto Natales chromosome 3, JC_Emac_rtc_rv5, whole genome shotgun sequence genome includes a region encoding these proteins:
- the brd2b gene encoding bromodomain-containing protein 2b isoform X3, with the protein MEAAVNPHHDSSLVGLSGGGMDQHSSSGKRIRKPSLLYEDFESPSLPHTMPQGPPAPPQPPVKDPSRPSRMTNQLQFLQKTLMKSLWRHQFAWPFHEPVDAFRLNLPDYHKIIKQPMDMGTIKKRLENNYYRSASECIQDFNTMFTNCYIYNKVGYKPTDDIVLMAQPLEKIFLQKVAQMPEEEVELPPPTPRSKNSRGGGRKSNSRAQQVPAVSQSAYSPSSSDTGESMLANSPQTVLPKSLPPANIMSLPLTQPTTKKKGVKRKADTTTPSTMGLTVGMSGATHMVGLGKGGHGGQVHDTSMHSISSMGGMSLETPPGMGLVRSPGGPVLLQPMMAGSGRRVGSGRPIKPPKKDLPDSVQAQPLKKGKLSPQLRYCSGLLKDILSKKHAAYAWPFYTPVDAAALGLHDYHDIIKCPMDLSSIKRKMDCREYRDAQQFASDVRLMFSNCYKYNPPDHDVVGMARKLQDVFEFRFAKMPDVPHMDHSAMSISGNPTSSSSSSSSSSSSSSSTSESEPSSESEESESSPNSDCEEVRAHRLAELQNQLRAMHEQLAALSQGPIIKAKKKKEKKEKKEKEKKKKKKLEKRSRTERSRAGSEEWKMPGKILKSKSAKTGGSQPKKSQGKKSNKNSKPTKKPFYPPPPTSMLPHYDSEEEEEFVPMSYDEKRQLSLDINKLPGEKLGRVVHIIQSREPSLRDTNPEEIEIDFETLKPSTLKELERYVMTCLRKKPRKPYGELVSTGKKGGVAMSKEELTLEKRRELERRLQDVSGQLNSVKKPTKPKVEKPSAVETNTQPARLSGSSSSSDSSSSSSSSSSSDTSDSDSG; encoded by the exons ATGGAAGCGGCCGTCAACCCGCATCACGACAG ctccCTGGTTGGGTTGTCCGGCGGCGGGATGGACCAACACAGTAGTTCGGGCAAACGCATTCGTAAGCCCTCCCTGCTGTACGAAGACTTTGAGAGCCCGTCTTTGCCGCACACGATGCCCCAAGGTCCTCCTGCCCCCCCACAGCCTCCAGTGAAGGATCCTAGCCGGCCAAGCCGCATGACCAACCAGCTGCAGTTTCTCCAGAAGACCCTGATGAAGTCACTGTGGAGGCATCAGTTTGCTTGGCCTTTCCACGAGCCGGTGGATGCCTTCAGGCTTAACCTGCCA GATTACCATAAAATTATCAAACAACCCATGGATATGGGAACTATCAAAAAGCGCCTGGAGAACAATTACTATCGCAGTGCTAGTGAGTGCATACAGGACTTCAACACAATGTTCACCAACTGCTACATCTACAACAAGGTAGGTTATAAG CCGACAGACGACATTGTGCTGATGGCCCAGCCCTTAGAGAAGATCTTCCTCCAGAAGGTGGCCCAGATGCCCGAGGAAGAGGTTGAGCTGCCTCCTCCAACCCCTCGGAGCAAGAACAGCCGGGGAGGAGGTCGCAAATCTAACT CGAGGGCTCAGCAGGTCCCGGCAGTGTCCCAGTCAGCCTACTCCCCTTCTTCGTCGGACACTGGGGAGTCCATGCTGGCCAATTCTCCCCAGACTGTGCTACCCAAAAGCCTCCCCCCTGCCAACATCATGAGCCTGCCGCTAACACAGCCCACAACCAAG AAAAAAGGTGTCAAACGTAAGGCAGACACCACCACCCCCTCCACCATGGGATTGACTGTGGGCATGTCGGGAGCAACACACATGGTGGGTTTGGGGAAAGGAGGCCACGGGGGCCAGGTCCACGACACCTCCATGCACTCCATCTCCTCCATGGGGGGCATGAGCCTGGAGACCCCGCCTGGGATGGGCCTGGTCAGGAGCCCTGGAGGTCCCGTCCTGCTGCAGCCAATGATGGCAGGCAGTGGACGCAGAGTGGGCAGTGGACGCCCCATCAAACCCCCCAAGAAGGACCTGCCCGATTCTGTTCAGGCTCAGCCCTTGAAGAAGGGCAAGCTGAGCCCCCAGCTGAGGTACTGCAGCGGGCTGCTGAAGGACATCTTGTCTAAGAAACATGCAGCGTACGCCTGGCCTTTCTACACCCCTGTGGACGCAGCTGCACTGGGACTTCATGACTATCATGACATCATTAAGTGTCCCATGGACCTCAGCTCCATCAAG CGGAAGATGGACTGTCGGGAATACAGAGACGCTCAACAGTTTGCTAGCGATGTACGACTCATGTTCTCCAACTGCTACAAGTACAACCCCCCCGACCATGATGTTGTAGGCATGGCACGGAAACTGCAG GATGTGTTTGAGTTCCGATTTGCCAAGATGCCAGATGTACCACATATGGATCACTCAGCCATGTCAATCAGTGGCAATCCAACATCGTCgtcgtcctcttcttcttcctcctcgtcctcatcATCGTCCACTTCAGAGAGCGAGCCCAGCAGTGAGAGTGAAGAGAGCGAGAGCAGCCCCAATTCCGACTGTGAAGAAGTGCGAGCACATCGCTTGGCTGAGTTACAGAATCAG CTCAGAGCCATGCACGAGCAGCTCGCCGCCCTCTCTCAAGGCCCCATCATTAaggccaagaagaagaaagagaagaaagaaaagaaggagaaggagaagaagaaaaagaagaagctggagaagAGAAGTCGAACTGAAAGAAGCAGAGCTGGCTCTGAGGAATGGAAAATGCCTGGCAAGATCCTGAAAAGCAAGTCTGCCAAAACAGGTGGCTCCCAGCCAAAGAAGAGCCAGGGGAAGAAGAGTAACAAGAATAGCAA GCCCACAAAGAAGCCCTTCTACCCCCCACCGCCCACATCCATGCTGCCGCACTACGactctgaggaagaggaggagtttGTGCCCATGTCCTACGACGAGAAGCGCCAGCTGAGCCTCGACATCAACAAGCTGCCAGGAGAGAAGCTGGGTCGTGTGGTCCACATCATTCAGTCCAGGGAGCCTTCCCTGAGGGACACCAACCCCGAGGAGATCGAGATAGACTTTGAAACACTGAAGCCGTCGACACTGAAGGAGCTGGAGCGCTACGTCATGACCTGTCTGAGGAAGAAGCCCCGTAAGCCTTACGGTGAACTAG tttcaACAGGAAAGAAAGGAGGTGTTGCCATGTCTAAAGAGGAGCTGACTctggagaagaggagggagctggagaggaggctgcaggacgTCAGTGGGCAACTCAACTCTGTCAAGAAACCAACAAAACCTAAAG TGGAGAAGCCCAGCGCTGTGGAGACCAACACTCAGCCCGCACGCCTCAGCGgcagcagctccagctctgactcctcctcctcttcctcctcctcctcatcctcagaCACCAGTGATTCAGACTCTGGTTGA
- the brd2b gene encoding bromodomain-containing protein 2b isoform X4 codes for MEAAVNPHHDSSLVGLSGGGMDQHSSSGKRIRKPSLLYEDFESPSLPHTMPQGPPAPPQPPVKDPSRPSRMTNQLQFLQKTLMKSLWRHQFAWPFHEPVDAFRLNLPDYHKIIKQPMDMGTIKKRLENNYYRSASECIQDFNTMFTNCYIYNKPTDDIVLMAQPLEKIFLQKVAQMPEEEVELPPPTPRSKNSRGGGRKSNSRAQQVPAVSQSAYSPSSSDTGESMLANSPQTVLPKSLPPANIMSLPLTQPTTKKKGVKRKADTTTPSTMGLTVGMSGATHMVGLGKGGHGGQVHDTSMHSISSMGGMSLETPPGMGLVRSPGGPVLLQPMMAGSGRRVGSGRPIKPPKKDLPDSVQAQPLKKGKLSPQLRYCSGLLKDILSKKHAAYAWPFYTPVDAAALGLHDYHDIIKCPMDLSSIKRKMDCREYRDAQQFASDVRLMFSNCYKYNPPDHDVVGMARKLQDVFEFRFAKMPDVPHMDHSAMSISGNPTSSSSSSSSSSSSSSSTSESEPSSESEESESSPNSDCEEVRAHRLAELQNQLRAMHEQLAALSQGPIIKAKKKKEKKEKKEKEKKKKKKLEKRSRTERSRAGSEEWKMPGKILKSKSAKTGGSQPKKSQGKKSNKNSKPTKKPFYPPPPTSMLPHYDSEEEEEFVPMSYDEKRQLSLDINKLPGEKLGRVVHIIQSREPSLRDTNPEEIEIDFETLKPSTLKELERYVMTCLRKKPRKPYGELVSTGKKGGVAMSKEELTLEKRRELERRLQDVSGQLNSVKKPTKPKVEKPSAVETNTQPARLSGSSSSSDSSSSSSSSSSSDTSDSDSG; via the exons ATGGAAGCGGCCGTCAACCCGCATCACGACAG ctccCTGGTTGGGTTGTCCGGCGGCGGGATGGACCAACACAGTAGTTCGGGCAAACGCATTCGTAAGCCCTCCCTGCTGTACGAAGACTTTGAGAGCCCGTCTTTGCCGCACACGATGCCCCAAGGTCCTCCTGCCCCCCCACAGCCTCCAGTGAAGGATCCTAGCCGGCCAAGCCGCATGACCAACCAGCTGCAGTTTCTCCAGAAGACCCTGATGAAGTCACTGTGGAGGCATCAGTTTGCTTGGCCTTTCCACGAGCCGGTGGATGCCTTCAGGCTTAACCTGCCA GATTACCATAAAATTATCAAACAACCCATGGATATGGGAACTATCAAAAAGCGCCTGGAGAACAATTACTATCGCAGTGCTAGTGAGTGCATACAGGACTTCAACACAATGTTCACCAACTGCTACATCTACAACAAG CCGACAGACGACATTGTGCTGATGGCCCAGCCCTTAGAGAAGATCTTCCTCCAGAAGGTGGCCCAGATGCCCGAGGAAGAGGTTGAGCTGCCTCCTCCAACCCCTCGGAGCAAGAACAGCCGGGGAGGAGGTCGCAAATCTAACT CGAGGGCTCAGCAGGTCCCGGCAGTGTCCCAGTCAGCCTACTCCCCTTCTTCGTCGGACACTGGGGAGTCCATGCTGGCCAATTCTCCCCAGACTGTGCTACCCAAAAGCCTCCCCCCTGCCAACATCATGAGCCTGCCGCTAACACAGCCCACAACCAAG AAAAAAGGTGTCAAACGTAAGGCAGACACCACCACCCCCTCCACCATGGGATTGACTGTGGGCATGTCGGGAGCAACACACATGGTGGGTTTGGGGAAAGGAGGCCACGGGGGCCAGGTCCACGACACCTCCATGCACTCCATCTCCTCCATGGGGGGCATGAGCCTGGAGACCCCGCCTGGGATGGGCCTGGTCAGGAGCCCTGGAGGTCCCGTCCTGCTGCAGCCAATGATGGCAGGCAGTGGACGCAGAGTGGGCAGTGGACGCCCCATCAAACCCCCCAAGAAGGACCTGCCCGATTCTGTTCAGGCTCAGCCCTTGAAGAAGGGCAAGCTGAGCCCCCAGCTGAGGTACTGCAGCGGGCTGCTGAAGGACATCTTGTCTAAGAAACATGCAGCGTACGCCTGGCCTTTCTACACCCCTGTGGACGCAGCTGCACTGGGACTTCATGACTATCATGACATCATTAAGTGTCCCATGGACCTCAGCTCCATCAAG CGGAAGATGGACTGTCGGGAATACAGAGACGCTCAACAGTTTGCTAGCGATGTACGACTCATGTTCTCCAACTGCTACAAGTACAACCCCCCCGACCATGATGTTGTAGGCATGGCACGGAAACTGCAG GATGTGTTTGAGTTCCGATTTGCCAAGATGCCAGATGTACCACATATGGATCACTCAGCCATGTCAATCAGTGGCAATCCAACATCGTCgtcgtcctcttcttcttcctcctcgtcctcatcATCGTCCACTTCAGAGAGCGAGCCCAGCAGTGAGAGTGAAGAGAGCGAGAGCAGCCCCAATTCCGACTGTGAAGAAGTGCGAGCACATCGCTTGGCTGAGTTACAGAATCAG CTCAGAGCCATGCACGAGCAGCTCGCCGCCCTCTCTCAAGGCCCCATCATTAaggccaagaagaagaaagagaagaaagaaaagaaggagaaggagaagaagaaaaagaagaagctggagaagAGAAGTCGAACTGAAAGAAGCAGAGCTGGCTCTGAGGAATGGAAAATGCCTGGCAAGATCCTGAAAAGCAAGTCTGCCAAAACAGGTGGCTCCCAGCCAAAGAAGAGCCAGGGGAAGAAGAGTAACAAGAATAGCAA GCCCACAAAGAAGCCCTTCTACCCCCCACCGCCCACATCCATGCTGCCGCACTACGactctgaggaagaggaggagtttGTGCCCATGTCCTACGACGAGAAGCGCCAGCTGAGCCTCGACATCAACAAGCTGCCAGGAGAGAAGCTGGGTCGTGTGGTCCACATCATTCAGTCCAGGGAGCCTTCCCTGAGGGACACCAACCCCGAGGAGATCGAGATAGACTTTGAAACACTGAAGCCGTCGACACTGAAGGAGCTGGAGCGCTACGTCATGACCTGTCTGAGGAAGAAGCCCCGTAAGCCTTACGGTGAACTAG tttcaACAGGAAAGAAAGGAGGTGTTGCCATGTCTAAAGAGGAGCTGACTctggagaagaggagggagctggagaggaggctgcaggacgTCAGTGGGCAACTCAACTCTGTCAAGAAACCAACAAAACCTAAAG TGGAGAAGCCCAGCGCTGTGGAGACCAACACTCAGCCCGCACGCCTCAGCGgcagcagctccagctctgactcctcctcctcttcctcctcctcctcatcctcagaCACCAGTGATTCAGACTCTGGTTGA
- the brd2b gene encoding bromodomain-containing protein 2b isoform X2, whose product MEAAVNPHHDSSLVGLSGGGMDQHSSSGKRIRKPSLLYEDFESPSLPHTMPQGPPAPPQPPVKDPSRPSRMTNQLQFLQKTLMKSLWRHQFAWPFHEPVDAFRLNLPDYHKIIKQPMDMGTIKKRLENNYYRSASECIQDFNTMFTNCYIYNKPTDDIVLMAQPLEKIFLQKVAQMPEEEVELPPPTPRSKNSRGGGRKSNSRAQQVPAVSQSAYSPSSSDTGESMLANSPQTVLPKSLPPANIMSLPLTQPTTKKKGVKRKADTTTPSTMGLTVGMSGATHMVGLGKGGHGGQVHDTSMHSISSMGGMSLETPPGMGLVRSPGGPVLLQPMMAGSGRRVGSGRPIKPPKKDLPDSVQAQPLKKGKLSPQLRYCSGLLKDILSKKHAAYAWPFYTPVDAAALGLHDYHDIIKCPMDLSSIKRKMDCREYRDAQQFASDVRLMFSNCYKYNPPDHDVVGMARKLQDVFEFRFAKMPDVPHMDHSAMSISGNPTSSSSSSSSSSSSSSSTSESEPSSESEESESSPNSDCEEVRAHRLAELQNQVCTQLRAMHEQLAALSQGPIIKAKKKKEKKEKKEKEKKKKKKLEKRSRTERSRAGSEEWKMPGKILKSKSAKTGGSQPKKSQGKKSNKNSKPTKKPFYPPPPTSMLPHYDSEEEEEFVPMSYDEKRQLSLDINKLPGEKLGRVVHIIQSREPSLRDTNPEEIEIDFETLKPSTLKELERYVMTCLRKKPRKPYGELVSTGKKGGVAMSKEELTLEKRRELERRLQDVSGQLNSVKKPTKPKVEKPSAVETNTQPARLSGSSSSSDSSSSSSSSSSSDTSDSDSG is encoded by the exons ATGGAAGCGGCCGTCAACCCGCATCACGACAG ctccCTGGTTGGGTTGTCCGGCGGCGGGATGGACCAACACAGTAGTTCGGGCAAACGCATTCGTAAGCCCTCCCTGCTGTACGAAGACTTTGAGAGCCCGTCTTTGCCGCACACGATGCCCCAAGGTCCTCCTGCCCCCCCACAGCCTCCAGTGAAGGATCCTAGCCGGCCAAGCCGCATGACCAACCAGCTGCAGTTTCTCCAGAAGACCCTGATGAAGTCACTGTGGAGGCATCAGTTTGCTTGGCCTTTCCACGAGCCGGTGGATGCCTTCAGGCTTAACCTGCCA GATTACCATAAAATTATCAAACAACCCATGGATATGGGAACTATCAAAAAGCGCCTGGAGAACAATTACTATCGCAGTGCTAGTGAGTGCATACAGGACTTCAACACAATGTTCACCAACTGCTACATCTACAACAAG CCGACAGACGACATTGTGCTGATGGCCCAGCCCTTAGAGAAGATCTTCCTCCAGAAGGTGGCCCAGATGCCCGAGGAAGAGGTTGAGCTGCCTCCTCCAACCCCTCGGAGCAAGAACAGCCGGGGAGGAGGTCGCAAATCTAACT CGAGGGCTCAGCAGGTCCCGGCAGTGTCCCAGTCAGCCTACTCCCCTTCTTCGTCGGACACTGGGGAGTCCATGCTGGCCAATTCTCCCCAGACTGTGCTACCCAAAAGCCTCCCCCCTGCCAACATCATGAGCCTGCCGCTAACACAGCCCACAACCAAG AAAAAAGGTGTCAAACGTAAGGCAGACACCACCACCCCCTCCACCATGGGATTGACTGTGGGCATGTCGGGAGCAACACACATGGTGGGTTTGGGGAAAGGAGGCCACGGGGGCCAGGTCCACGACACCTCCATGCACTCCATCTCCTCCATGGGGGGCATGAGCCTGGAGACCCCGCCTGGGATGGGCCTGGTCAGGAGCCCTGGAGGTCCCGTCCTGCTGCAGCCAATGATGGCAGGCAGTGGACGCAGAGTGGGCAGTGGACGCCCCATCAAACCCCCCAAGAAGGACCTGCCCGATTCTGTTCAGGCTCAGCCCTTGAAGAAGGGCAAGCTGAGCCCCCAGCTGAGGTACTGCAGCGGGCTGCTGAAGGACATCTTGTCTAAGAAACATGCAGCGTACGCCTGGCCTTTCTACACCCCTGTGGACGCAGCTGCACTGGGACTTCATGACTATCATGACATCATTAAGTGTCCCATGGACCTCAGCTCCATCAAG CGGAAGATGGACTGTCGGGAATACAGAGACGCTCAACAGTTTGCTAGCGATGTACGACTCATGTTCTCCAACTGCTACAAGTACAACCCCCCCGACCATGATGTTGTAGGCATGGCACGGAAACTGCAG GATGTGTTTGAGTTCCGATTTGCCAAGATGCCAGATGTACCACATATGGATCACTCAGCCATGTCAATCAGTGGCAATCCAACATCGTCgtcgtcctcttcttcttcctcctcgtcctcatcATCGTCCACTTCAGAGAGCGAGCCCAGCAGTGAGAGTGAAGAGAGCGAGAGCAGCCCCAATTCCGACTGTGAAGAAGTGCGAGCACATCGCTTGGCTGAGTTACAGAATCAGGTGTGCACACAA CTCAGAGCCATGCACGAGCAGCTCGCCGCCCTCTCTCAAGGCCCCATCATTAaggccaagaagaagaaagagaagaaagaaaagaaggagaaggagaagaagaaaaagaagaagctggagaagAGAAGTCGAACTGAAAGAAGCAGAGCTGGCTCTGAGGAATGGAAAATGCCTGGCAAGATCCTGAAAAGCAAGTCTGCCAAAACAGGTGGCTCCCAGCCAAAGAAGAGCCAGGGGAAGAAGAGTAACAAGAATAGCAA GCCCACAAAGAAGCCCTTCTACCCCCCACCGCCCACATCCATGCTGCCGCACTACGactctgaggaagaggaggagtttGTGCCCATGTCCTACGACGAGAAGCGCCAGCTGAGCCTCGACATCAACAAGCTGCCAGGAGAGAAGCTGGGTCGTGTGGTCCACATCATTCAGTCCAGGGAGCCTTCCCTGAGGGACACCAACCCCGAGGAGATCGAGATAGACTTTGAAACACTGAAGCCGTCGACACTGAAGGAGCTGGAGCGCTACGTCATGACCTGTCTGAGGAAGAAGCCCCGTAAGCCTTACGGTGAACTAG tttcaACAGGAAAGAAAGGAGGTGTTGCCATGTCTAAAGAGGAGCTGACTctggagaagaggagggagctggagaggaggctgcaggacgTCAGTGGGCAACTCAACTCTGTCAAGAAACCAACAAAACCTAAAG TGGAGAAGCCCAGCGCTGTGGAGACCAACACTCAGCCCGCACGCCTCAGCGgcagcagctccagctctgactcctcctcctcttcctcctcctcctcatcctcagaCACCAGTGATTCAGACTCTGGTTGA
- the brd2b gene encoding bromodomain-containing protein 2b isoform X1, whose product MEAAVNPHHDSSLVGLSGGGMDQHSSSGKRIRKPSLLYEDFESPSLPHTMPQGPPAPPQPPVKDPSRPSRMTNQLQFLQKTLMKSLWRHQFAWPFHEPVDAFRLNLPDYHKIIKQPMDMGTIKKRLENNYYRSASECIQDFNTMFTNCYIYNKVGYKPTDDIVLMAQPLEKIFLQKVAQMPEEEVELPPPTPRSKNSRGGGRKSNSRAQQVPAVSQSAYSPSSSDTGESMLANSPQTVLPKSLPPANIMSLPLTQPTTKKKGVKRKADTTTPSTMGLTVGMSGATHMVGLGKGGHGGQVHDTSMHSISSMGGMSLETPPGMGLVRSPGGPVLLQPMMAGSGRRVGSGRPIKPPKKDLPDSVQAQPLKKGKLSPQLRYCSGLLKDILSKKHAAYAWPFYTPVDAAALGLHDYHDIIKCPMDLSSIKRKMDCREYRDAQQFASDVRLMFSNCYKYNPPDHDVVGMARKLQDVFEFRFAKMPDVPHMDHSAMSISGNPTSSSSSSSSSSSSSSSTSESEPSSESEESESSPNSDCEEVRAHRLAELQNQVCTQLRAMHEQLAALSQGPIIKAKKKKEKKEKKEKEKKKKKKLEKRSRTERSRAGSEEWKMPGKILKSKSAKTGGSQPKKSQGKKSNKNSKPTKKPFYPPPPTSMLPHYDSEEEEEFVPMSYDEKRQLSLDINKLPGEKLGRVVHIIQSREPSLRDTNPEEIEIDFETLKPSTLKELERYVMTCLRKKPRKPYGELVSTGKKGGVAMSKEELTLEKRRELERRLQDVSGQLNSVKKPTKPKVEKPSAVETNTQPARLSGSSSSSDSSSSSSSSSSSDTSDSDSG is encoded by the exons ATGGAAGCGGCCGTCAACCCGCATCACGACAG ctccCTGGTTGGGTTGTCCGGCGGCGGGATGGACCAACACAGTAGTTCGGGCAAACGCATTCGTAAGCCCTCCCTGCTGTACGAAGACTTTGAGAGCCCGTCTTTGCCGCACACGATGCCCCAAGGTCCTCCTGCCCCCCCACAGCCTCCAGTGAAGGATCCTAGCCGGCCAAGCCGCATGACCAACCAGCTGCAGTTTCTCCAGAAGACCCTGATGAAGTCACTGTGGAGGCATCAGTTTGCTTGGCCTTTCCACGAGCCGGTGGATGCCTTCAGGCTTAACCTGCCA GATTACCATAAAATTATCAAACAACCCATGGATATGGGAACTATCAAAAAGCGCCTGGAGAACAATTACTATCGCAGTGCTAGTGAGTGCATACAGGACTTCAACACAATGTTCACCAACTGCTACATCTACAACAAGGTAGGTTATAAG CCGACAGACGACATTGTGCTGATGGCCCAGCCCTTAGAGAAGATCTTCCTCCAGAAGGTGGCCCAGATGCCCGAGGAAGAGGTTGAGCTGCCTCCTCCAACCCCTCGGAGCAAGAACAGCCGGGGAGGAGGTCGCAAATCTAACT CGAGGGCTCAGCAGGTCCCGGCAGTGTCCCAGTCAGCCTACTCCCCTTCTTCGTCGGACACTGGGGAGTCCATGCTGGCCAATTCTCCCCAGACTGTGCTACCCAAAAGCCTCCCCCCTGCCAACATCATGAGCCTGCCGCTAACACAGCCCACAACCAAG AAAAAAGGTGTCAAACGTAAGGCAGACACCACCACCCCCTCCACCATGGGATTGACTGTGGGCATGTCGGGAGCAACACACATGGTGGGTTTGGGGAAAGGAGGCCACGGGGGCCAGGTCCACGACACCTCCATGCACTCCATCTCCTCCATGGGGGGCATGAGCCTGGAGACCCCGCCTGGGATGGGCCTGGTCAGGAGCCCTGGAGGTCCCGTCCTGCTGCAGCCAATGATGGCAGGCAGTGGACGCAGAGTGGGCAGTGGACGCCCCATCAAACCCCCCAAGAAGGACCTGCCCGATTCTGTTCAGGCTCAGCCCTTGAAGAAGGGCAAGCTGAGCCCCCAGCTGAGGTACTGCAGCGGGCTGCTGAAGGACATCTTGTCTAAGAAACATGCAGCGTACGCCTGGCCTTTCTACACCCCTGTGGACGCAGCTGCACTGGGACTTCATGACTATCATGACATCATTAAGTGTCCCATGGACCTCAGCTCCATCAAG CGGAAGATGGACTGTCGGGAATACAGAGACGCTCAACAGTTTGCTAGCGATGTACGACTCATGTTCTCCAACTGCTACAAGTACAACCCCCCCGACCATGATGTTGTAGGCATGGCACGGAAACTGCAG GATGTGTTTGAGTTCCGATTTGCCAAGATGCCAGATGTACCACATATGGATCACTCAGCCATGTCAATCAGTGGCAATCCAACATCGTCgtcgtcctcttcttcttcctcctcgtcctcatcATCGTCCACTTCAGAGAGCGAGCCCAGCAGTGAGAGTGAAGAGAGCGAGAGCAGCCCCAATTCCGACTGTGAAGAAGTGCGAGCACATCGCTTGGCTGAGTTACAGAATCAGGTGTGCACACAA CTCAGAGCCATGCACGAGCAGCTCGCCGCCCTCTCTCAAGGCCCCATCATTAaggccaagaagaagaaagagaagaaagaaaagaaggagaaggagaagaagaaaaagaagaagctggagaagAGAAGTCGAACTGAAAGAAGCAGAGCTGGCTCTGAGGAATGGAAAATGCCTGGCAAGATCCTGAAAAGCAAGTCTGCCAAAACAGGTGGCTCCCAGCCAAAGAAGAGCCAGGGGAAGAAGAGTAACAAGAATAGCAA GCCCACAAAGAAGCCCTTCTACCCCCCACCGCCCACATCCATGCTGCCGCACTACGactctgaggaagaggaggagtttGTGCCCATGTCCTACGACGAGAAGCGCCAGCTGAGCCTCGACATCAACAAGCTGCCAGGAGAGAAGCTGGGTCGTGTGGTCCACATCATTCAGTCCAGGGAGCCTTCCCTGAGGGACACCAACCCCGAGGAGATCGAGATAGACTTTGAAACACTGAAGCCGTCGACACTGAAGGAGCTGGAGCGCTACGTCATGACCTGTCTGAGGAAGAAGCCCCGTAAGCCTTACGGTGAACTAG tttcaACAGGAAAGAAAGGAGGTGTTGCCATGTCTAAAGAGGAGCTGACTctggagaagaggagggagctggagaggaggctgcaggacgTCAGTGGGCAACTCAACTCTGTCAAGAAACCAACAAAACCTAAAG TGGAGAAGCCCAGCGCTGTGGAGACCAACACTCAGCCCGCACGCCTCAGCGgcagcagctccagctctgactcctcctcctcttcctcctcctcctcatcctcagaCACCAGTGATTCAGACTCTGGTTGA
- the LOC134861986 gene encoding vitelline membrane outer layer protein 1 homolog, whose amino-acid sequence MASLFTIVAMLAMLSSGFCEEKNFLQRAGTAFTGRQYRSLLVVPNGEQFGNWTWPEMCPEKFFAVGFSLRVESNQYVADDTALNGIRLICAQDENRSFLYSIESHTGYFGDWSPPQYCPKGMLMSFQIRVEPHQGLFGDDTAINNIKFRCSSNPLLEGMGMDWGEYGSWSDECREGGICGIETKMEEYQYGLDDSSLNDVRFHCCAKPQQ is encoded by the exons ATGGCAAGTCTTTTCACCATCGTGGCCATGCTGGCTATGTTGTCCAGTGGGTTTTGTGAGGAGAAGAACTTCCTGCAGCGAGCTGGCACGGCCTTTACCGGCAGACAGTACAGGTCTCTGCTGGTGGTGCCCAACGGAGAGCAGTTTGGAAACTGGACCTGGCCCGAGATGTGTCCTGAGAAGTTCTTCGCAGTCGGCTTCAGTCTCAGG GTGGAGTCTAATCAGTACGTTGCTGATGACACCGCTCTGAATGGGATCCGTCTCATCTGCGCCCAAGACGAGAACCGAAGCTTCCTGTACTCTATCGAATCCCACACTGGCTA CTTTGGTGACTGGTCCCCTCCCCAGTACTGCCCCAAGGGCATGCTCATGTCTTTCCAGATCCGCGTGGAGCCCCACCAGGGTCTGTTTGGTGACGACACGGCTATCAATAACATCAAGTTCCGCTGCAGCAGCAACCCACTGCTGGAGGGCATGGGCATGGACTGGGGAGAGTACGGTTCCTGGAGCGACGAGTGTCGCGAGGGAGGAATCTGTGGCATCGAGACCAAGATGGAGGAATACCAGTATGGCCTGGATGACTCCAGCCTCAATGACGTGCGCTTCCATTGCTGTGCCAAGCCTCAGCAG TGA